A part of Campylobacter magnus genomic DNA contains:
- a CDS encoding acyl-CoA thioesterase: MKSMGEPRIRVIAMPKDTNPAGNIFGGWLLSQIDLAGALAAREVAPERTVTISMKEVLFKEPVFVGDAVSFYSRITHVGTTSITVIVKVVVQRFDHNAKGLICVPVTEAEVTYVSMDAAGNKKAIDPELKKIHGF, translated from the coding sequence ATGAAAAGTATGGGAGAGCCACGAATTCGCGTAATAGCAATGCCAAAAGATACAAATCCAGCTGGAAATATCTTTGGTGGTTGGCTGCTTAGTCAAATAGACTTAGCTGGGGCATTAGCAGCCAGGGAGGTAGCACCTGAGCGAACTGTTACTATTTCAATGAAAGAAGTGCTTTTTAAAGAGCCAGTTTTTGTAGGTGATGCGGTGAGCTTTTACTCACGCATTACTCATGTGGGCACGACCTCTATAACTGTGATCGTAAAGGTAGTAGTTCAGCGCTTTGATCATAACGCAAAGGGGCTTATTTGCGTGCCTGTGACAGAAGCTGAGGTTACATATGTCAGCATGGACGCAGCTGGAAACAAAAAGGCAATAGACCCTGAGCTTAAAAAAATTCACGGATTTTAG
- a CDS encoding c-type cytochrome codes for MKKSTFLAAAACAIFCAQTLFAAQNGEYYIEADGEFGKELEELVAKHSKDGNVTVRVVRGAEDTSTRDGRKKRMINIGVDKAQDFNMARGEELYLARCASCHGAKGEIKVGGKTRRLNEMTGQQINDAIIGYANNPDYGGDSRYIMRTYAVATNYRDLGDMIAYIKGESAFIYSNQENRPISRKPTTQGTYIE; via the coding sequence ATGAAAAAGTCTACATTTCTAGCTGCTGCGGCTTGCGCTATCTTTTGCGCCCAGACTCTTTTTGCCGCTCAAAATGGTGAGTATTATATAGAAGCAGACGGTGAGTTTGGCAAAGAGCTTGAAGAACTAGTCGCCAAGCACTCAAAAGACGGCAATGTCACAGTGCGCGTAGTGCGTGGAGCAGAGGATACTAGCACACGCGATGGACGCAAAAAGCGCATGATAAACATCGGCGTTGACAAAGCCCAGGACTTTAACATGGCTCGTGGCGAAGAGCTCTACCTAGCTCGCTGCGCTAGCTGCCATGGCGCAAAAGGCGAGATAAAAGTCGGTGGCAAAACTCGCCGCCTAAACGAAATGACCGGCCAGCAGATCAACGACGCCATCATCGGCTACGCAAACAACCCTGACTACGGCGGCGACTCACGTTACATCATGCGCACCTACGCAGTAGCGACAAACTACCGCGACCTAGGCGACATGATAGCGTATATAAAGGGTGAGAGCGCCTTTATCTACTCAAATCAGGAAAACCGTCCTATCTCTCGCAAGCCAACTACGCAAGGCACATATATCGAGTAA
- the tpx gene encoding thiol peroxidase, with the protein MGITFKGNPASLKGTALKVGDNAPAITLVGKDLGEVKVGGNSDKIQILSVFPSIDTGVCQIQTKKFMAQYSGCDKCELISVARDLPFAFGRFCAAEGIENAITASDFRGGEFGKAYGLELDGCPLAGLLARAVIVIKDGKIAYQEIVSEITNEPNYDALKAALDNL; encoded by the coding sequence ATGGGCATTACATTTAAAGGTAATCCAGCTAGCCTAAAAGGCACAGCATTAAAAGTAGGCGACAACGCCCCAGCAATTACGCTAGTAGGCAAAGACCTTGGCGAAGTAAAAGTAGGCGGAAATAGCGACAAAATCCAAATCCTAAGCGTATTTCCATCAATCGACACTGGCGTTTGTCAGATACAAACAAAAAAATTCATGGCTCAATACTCAGGCTGCGATAAATGTGAGCTAATCAGCGTTGCACGTGATTTACCTTTTGCTTTTGGCCGCTTTTGCGCAGCTGAGGGTATAGAGAATGCTATTACAGCTAGCGATTTTAGAGGTGGCGAGTTTGGCAAGGCTTATGGCTTAGAGCTTGATGGCTGCCCACTTGCAGGACTTCTAGCAAGAGCTGTTATTGTCATCAAAGACGGCAAAATCGCTTATCAAGAAATCGTAAGCGAAATAACAAACGAGCCAAATTATGATGCTCTAAAAGCTGCGCTTGACAATCTATAA
- a CDS encoding major outer membrane protein — translation MKLFKLSLAAVVAAGALSSVSAAPLEEAIKDIDVSGFGRYRFQSTDTKPAIGKKTHDTYHRFTLDVNFKATLDDNFFAVIGLRYDSADIVGSHNRLNSGIANTHGGLSGTNGGWGGQGRDSFSVRQYYVGFTAIPYTTVLFGRQPAGTFFTDDIVATGLKVAVNPVEGLTLAGLYYTNFEEDGDLGMVPFNMNQPNGAFIHQKNLWGVAAIYQNEFLDLQAWYAGLNKVANLFAISAGANYAINDDVSVRGKAQWAHTNLTGKFKDNYGRTALNDGLVANSNFFGFDLGASFYGFDLDAGYLTYGKKDQISVHTLEDAGSLIKPGEELINYTSFSGKHKVWFGKAKYTYDAYSIGVDYVHDKVKNLRGNLKANEWVVRAGYKYNDKLSFNAWYSMVTEKQDGVKDKSNRFRFDARYNF, via the coding sequence ATGAAACTTTTCAAACTAAGTTTAGCTGCTGTTGTAGCAGCTGGTGCGCTTTCTAGCGTTAGTGCTGCTCCACTAGAGGAAGCAATCAAAGATATCGATGTAAGCGGTTTTGGTCGCTATAGATTCCAATCAACTGATACAAAACCAGCGATTGGTAAGAAAACACACGACACTTACCACCGTTTTACACTTGATGTAAACTTCAAAGCTACTCTAGATGACAACTTCTTTGCTGTTATCGGTCTACGCTATGACAGCGCTGACATCGTAGGCAGCCACAATCGTCTAAATAGCGGTATCGCTAATACTCACGGTGGTCTATCTGGCACCAACGGTGGCTGGGGTGGCCAAGGTCGTGATAGCTTCTCAGTTCGTCAATACTATGTAGGCTTTACTGCTATTCCTTACACTACAGTTCTATTTGGTCGCCAACCAGCTGGTACGTTCTTCACTGATGATATCGTAGCAACTGGTCTAAAAGTAGCTGTTAACCCAGTAGAGGGTCTAACACTTGCTGGTCTTTACTACACTAACTTCGAGGAAGACGGCGACCTAGGTATGGTTCCTTTCAACATGAATCAGCCTAACGGTGCTTTCATTCACCAAAAAAATCTATGGGGCGTAGCAGCTATCTATCAAAACGAGTTCCTAGACCTACAAGCATGGTACGCAGGTCTAAACAAAGTAGCTAACCTATTTGCTATCAGTGCTGGCGCTAACTACGCTATCAATGATGATGTATCAGTTCGTGGTAAAGCTCAATGGGCTCACACTAACCTAACTGGCAAATTCAAAGACAACTACGGTAGAACAGCTTTGAATGATGGCTTAGTTGCTAACTCTAACTTCTTTGGCTTCGACCTAGGTGCTAGCTTCTATGGCTTCGACCTTGACGCTGGTTACCTAACTTATGGTAAAAAAGACCAAATAAGCGTTCATACCCTAGAAGACGCTGGCTCTCTAATCAAACCAGGTGAAGAGCTAATCAACTACACTTCATTTAGTGGTAAACACAAAGTATGGTTTGGAAAAGCAAAATATACTTATGATGCATACTCTATCGGTGTAGACTATGTTCATGACAAAGTAAAAAACCTTAGAGGCAACCTAAAAGCTAACGAGTGGGTTGTTCGTGCTGGTTACAAATACAATGACAAACTTAGCTTCAACGCTTGGTACTCAATGGTAACTGAGAAACAAGACGGTGTAAAAGATAAAAGCAACCGCTTCCGCTTTGACGCTCGCTACAACTTCTAA
- a CDS encoding DciA family protein: MKAQEVINHILNLPQYRRAKEQTLATKALKEFLGKAKAPLVRYAYLRDNTLFVCVKAPFAAQELKHDSNIISIKNFLNMYFASKNLGFLRIENVKFFVAKNKPPKIVVRKSVLVLKEKAKGNFELRCKNPKLAQIFLDLREILRQKAKNQA; the protein is encoded by the coding sequence ATGAAAGCGCAAGAAGTTATAAATCATATCTTAAATCTCCCGCAGTATCGTCGCGCCAAAGAACAAACCCTTGCTACAAAAGCGCTAAAAGAGTTTTTAGGCAAGGCAAAAGCACCTTTAGTTCGCTACGCATATCTGCGAGATAACACGCTTTTTGTATGCGTAAAAGCACCTTTTGCCGCCCAAGAACTAAAGCACGATAGTAACATAATAAGCATTAAAAACTTTTTAAATATGTATTTTGCGAGTAAAAATCTAGGCTTTTTACGCATTGAAAATGTGAAGTTTTTTGTAGCCAAAAACAAGCCGCCAAAAATCGTGGTAAGAAAATCCGTGCTAGTACTAAAAGAAAAGGCCAAAGGCAACTTTGAACTGCGCTGTAAAAACCCAAAACTAGCGCAAATTTTCTTAGATTTAAGAGAAATTCTGCGCCAAAAAGCAAAAAATCAAGCCTAG
- a CDS encoding DUF3800 domain-containing protein has product MIDFLTSNIKINLYYDETNNIRKFYLTNNKREYLNSDISAFILGGVGLKPEMLSKNNVFDKSLKDLFEKLGLQKTQSELKFKHIAHGSFQDILKSKKLNILFDFLLENNIVLHMQILDVIHWSLIDIIESQTTIDIVNPYFFLDVCILNKVKSALTEIAKSFKTDFFKNLYDFKYPDVIDKKKEFVIFLKKFLLKFNEEKLYVKKGIDPVILELLEKVLCKIEEFDNDMFVFLENEPEHKLIDKFLEFYFHRIILFPKCYHIFDNEFEVEKKLPNFLKEKNNYKFVDSKDNLLVQLSDIMVGFFRSLFEYILKIDYIDIEDVFNSFSKEEKICLKKFFNLCQKTEEIDTKLFQYITSIFDINKIHKLAELSLNSKS; this is encoded by the coding sequence ATGATTGATTTTCTAACTTCAAATATAAAAATAAATCTTTATTATGACGAAACTAACAATATCAGAAAATTTTATCTAACAAACAACAAAAGAGAATATTTAAATAGCGATATTTCAGCGTTTATTTTGGGCGGAGTTGGGCTAAAGCCAGAAATGTTGTCTAAAAATAATGTTTTTGATAAATCTTTAAAAGATTTGTTTGAAAAACTAGGACTTCAAAAAACACAAAGTGAATTAAAATTCAAACATATAGCACATGGCAGCTTCCAAGATATTTTAAAATCAAAAAAGTTAAATATATTATTTGATTTTTTATTAGAAAATAATATTGTTTTACATATGCAAATACTAGATGTTATTCATTGGTCTTTAATTGATATTATAGAAAGTCAAACAACTATAGATATCGTTAATCCTTATTTTTTTCTCGATGTCTGTATTTTAAATAAAGTTAAATCAGCTCTAACAGAAATCGCCAAGTCATTTAAAACAGATTTTTTCAAAAATCTTTATGACTTTAAATATCCAGATGTGATTGATAAAAAGAAAGAATTTGTTATCTTTCTAAAAAAATTTTTATTAAAATTTAATGAGGAAAAATTATATGTTAAAAAGGGCATTGATCCAGTAATACTAGAATTGTTAGAAAAAGTGCTTTGTAAAATAGAAGAATTTGATAATGATATGTTTGTTTTTTTGGAAAATGAGCCAGAACATAAGTTAATCGATAAATTTCTTGAGTTCTATTTTCATAGAATAATATTATTTCCTAAATGTTATCATATTTTTGACAATGAATTTGAAGTTGAAAAAAAGCTACCAAATTTTTTAAAAGAAAAGAATAATTATAAATTTGTAGATTCAAAAGATAATTTATTGGTTCAATTATCTGATATTATGGTTGGGTTTTTTAGAAGCTTGTTTGAATATATCTTAAAAATTGATTATATAGATATAGAAGATGTATTTAATAGTTTTTCAAAAGAAGAAAAAATATGTTTGAAAAAATTTTTTAATCTTTGTCAAAAAACAGAAGAAATTGATACTAAATTATTTCAATATATAACATCGATATTTGACATAAACAAAATCCACAAATTAGCCGAATTGTCGCTTAATAGTAAGTCATAA
- the ciaB gene encoding invasion protein CiaB, whose amino-acid sequence MNNFSELNLLLKNQKAELNALYKNPQTKLIKKALKITELKESPESSQAILKRIIELKEDGLVSELKKAGISEAKQRKIKAKMYDFVSKFYIKRFSLMLENAKSLGILDSFNTELLSAVHKVGIVLSKMQKSWQKRLIDENSKFFKKNFKSIANANEFIDKHGLYQTNSDGSKSERIYGAPNIKTLQMQSYTSAFVKEGKELAKVFENAIKALEKTAKNKSDEAYTNYFKALKNAFLECDNAKIVPAWQEAERAWMQCRGDIQIGHPLEYYEDAYTHAVVLEWDIRLKDSSQKVDETAIKEQIKASFLDIYKEVCSDKNTDKNIQKSSEKMCSLVLNNIEKTQLYISNPFIYYGADFNGLFSAQVVPNDEIVSKECGKKIFAFVDFIHKSSKARPFSKLSSEIFSKDFLDFNRNILFCEPQTWKKVYEITTIGHEFGHIFFIGEDTENAMSKGGEFKFVEEFKATSGGLVNFFLRGEAQYEKAVFASHIARSVGLIGWQRVDEVRAYYCEGLIHLDLLFSSGALSFKDKKLNVDLSAYESYKNLALQNYKKLASHYANKLDSSLFLADFAVFENGIYLPKDAKVREFVEYYYLRYEELANAIDESPEWQNWQAKAIE is encoded by the coding sequence ATGAATAATTTTAGCGAACTTAATCTGCTTTTAAAAAATCAAAAAGCAGAATTAAATGCACTTTATAAAAATCCGCAAACTAAGCTAATCAAAAAAGCCCTAAAAATAACTGAGCTAAAAGAAAGCCCTGAAAGCTCTCAAGCTATTTTAAAACGCATAATAGAACTAAAAGAAGATGGGCTTGTTAGCGAGCTAAAAAAAGCAGGTATTAGCGAGGCAAAGCAGCGCAAAATCAAGGCAAAAATGTATGATTTTGTAAGTAAATTCTACATAAAGCGCTTTTCTTTAATGCTTGAAAATGCTAAAAGCTTAGGAATTCTAGATTCCTTTAACACCGAACTTTTAAGCGCAGTTCATAAAGTAGGCATTGTGCTAAGCAAAATGCAAAAAAGCTGGCAAAAACGCCTAATAGATGAAAATAGCAAGTTTTTTAAAAAGAACTTTAAAAGCATTGCTAACGCAAATGAGTTTATAGATAAGCACGGACTTTATCAAACAAACAGTGATGGCAGCAAGAGCGAACGCATCTACGGCGCACCAAATATCAAAACCCTACAAATGCAAAGCTACACTAGCGCATTTGTAAAAGAAGGCAAAGAACTAGCCAAGGTTTTTGAAAATGCTATAAAAGCGCTTGAAAAAACAGCTAAAAATAAAAGCGACGAGGCTTATACAAACTACTTTAAAGCCCTAAAAAACGCCTTTTTAGAGTGTGATAATGCTAAAATCGTGCCTGCGTGGCAAGAGGCTGAGAGGGCGTGGATGCAGTGCAGGGGCGATATACAAATCGGCCATCCGCTAGAGTACTACGAGGATGCCTACACGCACGCAGTTGTCTTAGAGTGGGATATCAGGCTAAAAGACAGCTCGCAAAAGGTAGATGAAACAGCCATAAAAGAGCAGATAAAAGCTAGTTTTTTAGATATATACAAAGAAGTTTGTAGCGACAAAAATACTGATAAAAATATCCAAAAAAGTAGCGAAAAAATGTGCTCTTTGGTGCTAAATAACATTGAAAAAACGCAACTTTACATCAGCAATCCTTTTATTTATTATGGCGCTGATTTTAACGGACTTTTCTCAGCACAAGTCGTGCCAAATGATGAAATAGTAAGCAAAGAGTGCGGCAAAAAAATCTTTGCCTTTGTAGATTTTATCCATAAATCAAGCAAGGCTAGACCTTTTTCTAAGCTAAGTAGCGAGATTTTTAGCAAGGATTTTTTGGATTTTAATAGAAATATTTTATTTTGCGAGCCACAAACTTGGAAAAAAGTTTATGAAATCACGACCATTGGGCATGAGTTTGGGCATATTTTCTTTATCGGCGAAGATACTGAAAATGCGATGAGTAAAGGCGGAGAGTTTAAGTTTGTTGAAGAGTTTAAAGCCACTAGCGGTGGGTTAGTAAATTTCTTTTTGCGTGGAGAGGCGCAGTATGAAAAGGCTGTTTTTGCTAGTCATATCGCTCGCTCTGTTGGGCTTATAGGATGGCAAAGAGTGGATGAAGTTCGTGCCTACTACTGTGAGGGACTAATCCACCTTGATCTGCTTTTTTCTAGCGGGGCTTTGAGCTTTAAAGATAAAAAGCTAAACGTGGATCTTAGCGCCTATGAAAGCTACAAAAATCTAGCCTTACAAAACTACAAAAAACTAGCAAGCCACTACGCAAACAAGCTTGATTCTAGTTTGTTTTTAGCTGATTTTGCGGTGTTTGAAAATGGCATTTATCTGCCAAAAGATGCTAAGGTGCGTGAGTTTGTAGAGTACTACTACTTGCGCTACGAAGAGCTAGCAAACGCAATAGATGAAAGCCCAGAGTGGCAAAACTGGCAAGCAAAAGCCATAGAATAA
- the guaA gene encoding glutamine-hydrolyzing GMP synthase — MKTDGILVLDFGSQYTQLIARRLRENGVYAELAPFNISLDEIKSRAPKGIVLSGGPASVYASDAYKCDMGVFELGVPVLGICYGMQLIAQHFGANVAPASKSEFGKAHLDIVEKGGIFAGVSQNCVVWMSHSDKVEGLPAGFKVLAKSENSEFCAFGDDERKVYALQFHPEVAHSEQGAVMLKNFSKICGLSSTWNMGSFAKEQIAKIKETVGNDKVLCAVSGGVDSSVVAALLAHAVPKQLIAVFVDNGLLRTDEARMVEEMFKTRLGVELIKVDASELFLRRLKGVSEPEKKRKIIGETFIEVFDAEAKKHGDVKFLAQGTLYTDIIESSPVGASKTIKSHHNVGGLPKDMKFTLLEPLREIFKDEVRALGLELGLSRDVVYRHPFPGPGLAIRIMGEVNKESLELLRKADVVLREELKSSGWYEKTWQAFCVLLNVRSVGVMGDNRTYENAVCVRVVDASDGMTATFSHLPYELLERVSRRTINEVAGINRVVYDISSKPPATIEWE, encoded by the coding sequence ATGAAAACTGACGGAATTTTGGTCTTAGACTTTGGGTCGCAATACACGCAGCTAATAGCTCGCCGCTTGCGTGAAAATGGTGTGTATGCTGAGCTTGCGCCTTTTAATATCAGCCTTGATGAGATAAAATCTCGCGCACCAAAGGGCATAGTGCTAAGTGGTGGCCCTGCTAGCGTGTATGCAAGTGATGCGTATAAGTGCGATATGGGCGTTTTTGAGCTTGGTGTGCCAGTGCTAGGCATTTGCTATGGAATGCAGCTAATCGCTCAGCACTTTGGCGCAAATGTAGCACCTGCAAGCAAAAGCGAGTTTGGCAAGGCTCATCTAGATATAGTAGAAAAAGGCGGAATTTTTGCTGGTGTTAGCCAAAATTGCGTGGTTTGGATGAGTCATAGCGATAAGGTTGAGGGCTTGCCAGCAGGATTTAAAGTGCTAGCAAAGAGCGAAAATAGCGAGTTTTGCGCCTTTGGCGATGATGAGCGCAAGGTCTATGCGCTGCAGTTTCACCCAGAAGTAGCACATAGCGAACAAGGCGCAGTAATGCTAAAAAACTTTAGTAAAATTTGCGGTCTTTCAAGCACTTGGAATATGGGAAGCTTCGCAAAAGAGCAAATCGCAAAGATAAAAGAAACCGTGGGTAATGATAAGGTACTTTGCGCAGTAAGTGGCGGTGTGGATAGCTCTGTGGTGGCAGCACTTCTTGCGCATGCTGTGCCAAAACAGCTAATAGCCGTGTTTGTAGACAATGGTCTACTTCGCACTGACGAGGCAAGGATGGTTGAAGAGATGTTTAAAACTCGCCTTGGCGTGGAGCTAATAAAAGTCGATGCTAGCGAGCTGTTTTTAAGGCGTCTAAAAGGCGTGAGCGAGCCTGAGAAAAAGCGTAAAATCATCGGCGAGACCTTTATAGAGGTGTTTGATGCTGAGGCTAAAAAGCACGGCGATGTGAAGTTTCTAGCCCAAGGCACGCTATATACTGATATAATAGAAAGTAGTCCAGTTGGCGCAAGCAAAACGATAAAATCTCATCACAATGTAGGCGGTCTGCCAAAAGATATGAAATTTACGCTGCTTGAGCCTTTGCGTGAGATTTTTAAAGATGAGGTTCGTGCGCTAGGGCTTGAGCTGGGGCTTAGCCGTGATGTTGTTTACCGCCATCCTTTCCCTGGACCAGGGCTTGCTATACGCATAATGGGCGAGGTAAATAAAGAGAGCCTAGAGCTACTACGCAAGGCTGATGTGGTGCTAAGAGAAGAGCTAAAAAGCTCTGGCTGGTATGAGAAAACTTGGCAGGCATTTTGCGTGCTCTTAAATGTGCGCTCTGTGGGCGTAATGGGCGATAACCGCACCTATGAAAATGCTGTGTGCGTGCGTGTGGTGGATGCTAGTGATGGTATGACAGCTACATTTTCGCATTTGCCTTATGAGCTACTTGAGCGTGTAAGCCGCCGCACGATAAATGAAGTCGCTGGTATAAATAGAGTAGTTTATGATATATCAAGCAAACCGCCTGCTACTATAGAGTGGGAGTAA
- the uvrC gene encoding excinuclease ABC subunit UvrC, which yields MKKETLKNELKSLPNSPGVYEYFDAAGKLLYVGKAKVLKNRVKSYFSFTPTLAPSPRLAPRIAKMIAEAVHIEWIETSSESDALILENSFIKQLRPKYNILLRDDKTYPYIYVDFSEPYPRPVITRKLIKGAKIRYFGPFYKGAKDILEAIYEEFALVQKKGCLKEKKACLFAQINRCLAPCVGGVSQEEYQVVLSDALKALKNPTSLIPRLEQKMLFHATHENFEQAAHLRDQIETIKSISVKVEIDLAKFEDFEIFSVASANGFFCTLRLSVREGKVAYATHSITPALKIAQNSDESIISELYKQSILAAFPSSLPLACSQIFTSDDFEDSRLCEQVLETRHSRKFSIKTPKIGEKKALVNIAHKNALELIKKHINTHKYSLLEDIQNYFGLNNLPLKIECFDNSMLFGEAKVGAMIAWQANSSEKNSEFYKDGYRHMHLSSSNDYEQMKEMLTARALRFENASPPDLWLIDGGKALYDLACAVVASSGANVDVLAIAKEKIDAKAHRAKGSALDKIHCELGEMKLSPNDAKLQFLQRLRDEAHRFAISFHRKTRDKTNLAKSELAKLGLSAGAIKKLLDYYGSFEAIKAASNDEIARIAGKQAAKKLAES from the coding sequence ATAAAAAAAGAAACACTAAAAAACGAACTAAAATCTTTACCAAACAGCCCCGGCGTCTATGAGTACTTCGACGCTGCTGGCAAACTACTCTATGTAGGCAAAGCAAAGGTACTAAAAAACCGAGTAAAAAGCTATTTTAGCTTTACGCCCACGCTAGCCCCCAGCCCTCGCCTAGCACCTCGCATCGCTAAAATGATAGCTGAGGCTGTGCATATAGAGTGGATCGAGACTAGCAGCGAGAGCGACGCACTCATACTTGAAAACTCTTTTATCAAGCAGTTGCGCCCAAAATACAATATTTTATTGCGAGATGATAAAACCTATCCTTATATATATGTAGATTTTAGCGAGCCCTACCCTCGCCCAGTTATCACTAGAAAGCTCATTAAAGGCGCAAAAATACGCTATTTTGGGCCATTTTACAAAGGTGCAAAAGATATTTTAGAAGCAATTTATGAGGAATTTGCCCTAGTCCAAAAAAAAGGCTGTCTAAAAGAGAAAAAAGCCTGTCTTTTTGCGCAAATTAACCGCTGCCTAGCGCCTTGCGTGGGTGGAGTGAGCCAAGAAGAGTACCAAGTTGTGCTGAGTGATGCCCTAAAAGCACTAAAAAACCCTACCTCGCTTATACCGCGTTTAGAGCAAAAAATGCTCTTTCACGCCACGCACGAAAACTTCGAGCAAGCAGCGCATCTAAGAGATCAGATTGAGACTATAAAAAGCATAAGCGTCAAGGTAGAAATCGACCTAGCAAAGTTTGAGGACTTTGAAATATTCTCAGTGGCTAGTGCTAACGGCTTTTTTTGCACTTTAAGGCTTAGCGTGCGAGAGGGCAAGGTAGCCTACGCCACGCACTCTATCACCCCAGCTTTAAAAATTGCCCAAAATAGCGATGAGAGCATTATTAGCGAGCTATATAAACAAAGCATTTTAGCAGCCTTTCCAAGCTCACTGCCGCTTGCGTGTAGCCAGATTTTCACTAGCGATGATTTTGAAGACAGCAGACTTTGCGAGCAGGTCTTAGAGACTCGCCACAGCCGCAAATTTAGCATAAAAACGCCAAAAATCGGCGAGAAAAAAGCCCTAGTAAATATAGCACACAAAAACGCCCTTGAACTCATCAAAAAGCACATAAACACCCACAAATACAGCCTTTTAGAAGATATACAAAACTACTTTGGCTTAAACAACCTACCGCTAAAAATCGAGTGCTTTGATAACTCAATGCTCTTTGGAGAGGCAAAAGTAGGAGCAATGATAGCTTGGCAAGCAAACAGCAGCGAAAAAAATAGCGAATTTTACAAAGATGGCTATCGTCACATGCACCTTAGCAGCAGCAATGACTACGAACAGATGAAAGAAATGCTAACAGCTCGCGCCTTGCGCTTTGAGAACGCCTCGCCGCCTGATTTGTGGCTCATTGATGGTGGCAAGGCTCTATATGACCTAGCCTGCGCCGTGGTGGCTAGCTCTGGCGCAAATGTCGATGTGCTAGCAATCGCCAAAGAAAAAATTGACGCCAAAGCCCATAGAGCAAAAGGCTCAGCCTTAGATAAAATCCACTGCGAACTTGGCGAGATGAAACTAAGCCCAAATGATGCTAAATTACAGTTTTTACAACGTTTGCGTGATGAGGCACACCGCTTTGCTATCAGCTTTCATAGAAAAACCAGAGACAAAACAAACCTTGCAAAAAGCGAGCTAGCAAAGCTAGGACTAAGCGCAGGAGCTATAAAAAAATTGCTTGATTATTATGGAAGTTTTGAGGCTATTAAGGCGGCTTCAAATGATGAAATAGCAAGAATCGCAGGCAAACAAGCCGCAAAAAAGCTAGCTGAGAGCTAA
- the msrB gene encoding peptide-methionine (R)-S-oxide reductase MsrB has product MLKKFLLIFLAIFSLSYAKGELVKEIYLAGGCFWGMEGYFSRIKGVESTKVGYANGNSNETSYYEIKSTGHAETLLLSYDATKISLKEILAHFWRVIDPYSLNRQGNDVGVQYRSGIYFTDKDDESVIREFLALKQEQDKSKKIAIEVQPLKNFVVAEEYHQKYLEKNPNGYCHIDLNLANEPLHDDSRFKVPSRDELKLKLSPQVYEITQNKGTERAGTSPLNKNYEKGIYIDAVTKKPLFASTDKFDSGSGWPSFTKPITKDSIEYKKDFSHGMSRIEVSSKLGGSHLGHVFDDGPLDKGGLRYCINGASLEFIPLEKMDELGYGDYKRYVK; this is encoded by the coding sequence ATGCTTAAAAAATTTTTACTAATTTTTCTGGCTATTTTTAGTCTAAGTTATGCAAAAGGAGAGCTGGTGAAGGAGATTTATTTAGCAGGTGGCTGCTTTTGGGGTATGGAAGGGTATTTTAGCCGTATAAAAGGTGTAGAAAGTACCAAAGTAGGCTACGCAAATGGAAATAGCAATGAGACTAGCTACTATGAGATAAAAAGCACAGGACATGCTGAGACCTTGCTGCTTAGCTATGATGCAACGAAAATCAGTCTAAAAGAGATTTTGGCGCATTTTTGGCGAGTTATAGACCCATATAGCCTAAACCGCCAAGGAAATGATGTAGGAGTTCAGTATAGAAGCGGTATTTACTTTACTGACAAAGACGATGAGAGCGTGATAAGGGAGTTTTTGGCTCTTAAACAAGAACAAGATAAAAGCAAAAAAATCGCTATAGAGGTTCAGCCCCTAAAAAACTTCGTAGTAGCTGAGGAATATCATCAAAAATACCTTGAGAAAAATCCAAATGGCTACTGTCATATTGACCTAAACCTTGCAAATGAGCCACTTCACGATGATAGTCGCTTTAAAGTGCCTAGCCGTGATGAGCTAAAACTAAAACTAAGTCCACAAGTCTATGAAATCACGCAAAATAAAGGCACAGAAAGAGCTGGCACAAGCCCACTTAATAAAAACTATGAAAAGGGCATTTATATAGACGCAGTTACAAAAAAACCACTATTTGCTAGCACTGATAAGTTTGATAGTGGCTCTGGCTGGCCTAGCTTTACAAAGCCGATTACAAAGGATAGCATTGAGTATAAAAAAGATTTTAGCCACGGCATGAGTAGAATAGAAGTTAGCTCAAAACTTGGTGGGTCGCACTTAGGGCATGTGTTTGACGATGGACCACTAGATAAAGGTGGACTAAGGTATTGTATAAATGGGGCTTCTTTGGAGTTTATTCCGCTTGAAAAGATGGACGAGCTAGGATATGGTGATTATAAACGCTATGTAAAATAG